Proteins from a single region of Mumia flava:
- the cobN gene encoding cobaltochelatase subunit CobN gives MTRIALLSTSDTDLLAARASDAPYVLANPSRLDVATEVEPLVADADLVIVRILGTSRTWADGLALLRATGRPVVVLGGEQSPDAALMELSTVPVGVAAQAHAYLAHGGPANLAQLHGFLSDTVLLTGVGFEPPEALPTWGWLERDGSAERDPSVEPVETSASTSGLDASDREPYRVGILVYRAHAHAGNDRFAHDLADAIDATGDAVGLPLHTSSLRNPPQDLIAALGTLDALVVTVLAAGGTRPANASAGGDDEAWDVAALAGLDIPILQGLCLTWSREEWAGSDDGVSPLDSANQIAIPEFDGRIITVPFSFKEVDPDDPTGLPRYVTDPERCDRLARTAVAHARLRHTAPADRRIAMVLSAYPTKHARIGNAVGLDTPVSAVRLLRAMREAGYDLGPTGVIPGLDAVDRVDGEDPDTTAGNALIHALIDAGGQDEEWLTDAHLTASHVRIPAARYAAWFATLDPALREDVERTWGPPPGRLFVNQDDEIVLATLRAGNLVLLIQPPRGFGENPVAIYHDPDMPPSHHYLAAYRWLENGPDVGGFGAHAVVHLGKHGSMEWLPGKNAALSAACATDAAIGSMPLVYPFLVNDPGEGAQAKRRAHATIVDHLIPPMARAESYGDIAKLEQLLDEYANVAAMDPAKVPALRAEIWTLMTAAQMHRDLGLEERPGDEEFDDFLLHVDGWLCEVKDAQIRDGLHVLGAAPTGAVRVDLVLSILRAAQVWSGRSHAVPGLRSALGLTEDADARTTDAIEARARALVEAMEDAGWDPTAVPAVLEGLDHSLRSRLDQRNDASLPVVEAERSGSLPVVEAERSEDRDAVAEVLTFAATEVVPRLARTTDEIGAVLHALDGGYVPAGPSGSPLRGLVNVLPTGRNFYTVDPKAVPSRLAYETGVRMADSLISTYVADHGEHPRSVGLSVWGTSAMRTSGDDVGEVLALLGVRPTWDEASRRVTALEPVDLAELGRPRIDVTVRISGFFRDAFPHVVAMLDDAVRLVAELDEPDDQNFVRAHARADLAEHGDERRATTRIFGSAPGAYGAGILPLIESGTWRDDADLAEVYTTWGGYAYGRGLEGRAANDDMRTAYRRIAVAAKNTDTREHDIADSDDYFQYHGGMVATVRALTGAAPEAYVGDSTTPDAVRTRTLEQETNRVFRSRVVNPRWIAAMQRHGYKGAFELAATVDYLFGYDATTGVVADWQYEALAREYVLDKANQEFMRRANPWALRGIVERLSEAADRGLWAEPDPDVVAQMQQVYLDVEGDLEDRG, from the coding sequence ATGACGCGGATCGCGCTGCTGTCCACCTCCGACACCGACCTGCTCGCGGCTCGCGCGAGCGACGCCCCGTACGTGCTGGCGAACCCGTCGCGGCTGGACGTCGCGACCGAGGTGGAGCCGCTGGTCGCCGATGCGGATCTCGTGATCGTCCGGATCCTCGGGACGTCGCGGACGTGGGCCGACGGGCTCGCGCTGCTGCGGGCGACGGGGCGGCCTGTCGTCGTGCTGGGCGGTGAGCAGAGTCCGGATGCGGCGCTGATGGAGCTGTCGACGGTCCCCGTCGGTGTGGCGGCGCAGGCACACGCGTACCTGGCGCACGGCGGCCCGGCGAATCTCGCGCAGCTGCACGGATTCCTGTCCGACACGGTTCTGCTGACCGGGGTCGGGTTCGAGCCCCCGGAGGCGCTGCCGACCTGGGGCTGGCTGGAGCGGGACGGGTCGGCCGAGCGCGACCCGTCGGTCGAGCCTGTCGAGACCTCGGCCTCCACCAGCGGTCTCGATGCGAGCGACCGAGAGCCCTACCGCGTCGGCATCCTCGTCTACCGCGCCCACGCGCACGCGGGCAACGACCGCTTCGCCCACGACCTCGCCGACGCGATCGACGCGACCGGCGACGCCGTCGGTCTCCCGCTCCACACGTCGTCGTTGCGCAACCCGCCGCAGGACCTGATCGCGGCGCTCGGCACCCTCGACGCGCTGGTCGTGACCGTCCTCGCCGCGGGCGGGACGCGCCCCGCGAACGCGAGCGCCGGCGGTGACGACGAGGCGTGGGACGTCGCCGCTCTCGCCGGTCTCGACATCCCGATCCTGCAGGGGCTGTGCCTGACGTGGTCGCGCGAGGAGTGGGCTGGGTCCGACGACGGCGTCTCACCGCTCGACTCGGCGAACCAGATCGCGATCCCCGAGTTCGACGGCCGGATCATCACGGTCCCGTTCTCGTTCAAGGAGGTCGACCCGGACGACCCGACTGGGCTCCCGCGCTACGTCACGGACCCCGAGCGGTGCGACCGCCTCGCCCGCACGGCCGTCGCGCACGCCCGGCTCCGCCACACCGCCCCGGCCGACCGGCGGATCGCGATGGTGCTCTCGGCGTACCCCACGAAGCACGCGCGGATCGGGAACGCCGTCGGTCTGGACACCCCGGTCAGCGCCGTCCGCCTGCTGCGCGCGATGCGCGAGGCCGGGTACGACCTGGGCCCGACGGGTGTGATCCCGGGCCTCGACGCGGTCGATCGCGTCGACGGCGAGGACCCGGACACTACGGCCGGCAACGCGCTGATCCACGCCCTGATCGACGCCGGCGGTCAGGACGAGGAGTGGCTGACCGACGCGCACCTCACGGCGAGCCACGTCAGGATCCCGGCGGCGCGGTACGCCGCGTGGTTCGCGACGCTCGACCCCGCACTGCGCGAGGACGTCGAGCGGACCTGGGGACCGCCGCCGGGCCGGCTGTTCGTCAACCAGGACGACGAGATCGTGCTCGCGACGCTGCGCGCCGGGAACCTCGTGCTGCTGATCCAGCCGCCCCGTGGGTTCGGAGAGAACCCGGTCGCGATCTACCACGACCCGGACATGCCGCCGAGCCACCACTACCTGGCGGCGTACCGCTGGCTGGAGAACGGCCCGGACGTCGGTGGGTTCGGCGCGCACGCGGTCGTGCACCTCGGCAAGCACGGCTCGATGGAGTGGCTGCCCGGCAAGAACGCGGCGCTGTCGGCGGCCTGTGCGACCGACGCCGCGATCGGATCGATGCCGCTGGTCTACCCGTTCCTGGTCAACGACCCCGGGGAGGGAGCGCAGGCGAAGCGCCGCGCGCACGCGACGATCGTCGATCACCTGATCCCGCCGATGGCGCGCGCCGAGTCGTACGGTGACATCGCGAAGCTCGAGCAGCTGCTCGACGAGTACGCGAACGTCGCCGCGATGGATCCTGCGAAGGTCCCCGCCCTCCGTGCGGAGATCTGGACCCTGATGACCGCGGCGCAGATGCACCGTGACCTCGGGCTCGAGGAGCGGCCGGGCGACGAGGAGTTCGACGACTTCCTGCTCCACGTCGACGGGTGGCTCTGCGAGGTGAAGGACGCCCAGATCCGCGACGGCCTGCACGTCCTCGGCGCGGCGCCGACGGGAGCAGTACGGGTGGATCTGGTGCTGTCGATCCTGCGGGCGGCGCAGGTGTGGAGCGGGCGGAGCCACGCCGTACCCGGGCTTCGCAGCGCGCTCGGGCTGACCGAGGACGCCGACGCGCGGACGACCGACGCGATCGAGGCCCGGGCGCGGGCGCTGGTCGAGGCGATGGAGGACGCGGGCTGGGACCCGACGGCGGTGCCGGCGGTGCTCGAGGGTCTCGATCACTCGCTCCGCTCGCGCCTCGACCAGCGGAACGACGCCTCCCTCCCGGTCGTCGAGGCCGAGCGGAGCGGCTCCCTCCCGGTCGTCGAGGCCGAGCGGAGCGAGGATCGAGACGCCGTCGCCGAGGTCCTGACCTTCGCCGCCACCGAGGTCGTCCCCCGCCTGGCTCGCACCACCGACGAGATCGGGGCTGTCCTGCACGCGCTCGACGGCGGGTACGTCCCCGCGGGTCCGTCCGGCTCTCCCCTGCGCGGCCTCGTCAACGTGCTCCCGACCGGGCGCAACTTCTACACCGTGGACCCGAAGGCCGTGCCGAGCCGCCTCGCGTACGAGACGGGCGTGCGGATGGCCGACTCGCTGATCTCGACGTACGTCGCCGACCACGGCGAGCACCCGCGGTCCGTCGGGCTGTCGGTGTGGGGCACGTCGGCGATGCGCACGTCCGGCGACGACGTCGGCGAGGTGCTGGCGCTGCTCGGGGTCCGCCCCACCTGGGACGAGGCCTCGCGACGCGTCACCGCGCTGGAGCCGGTCGACCTCGCCGAGCTCGGACGGCCGCGGATCGACGTGACGGTGCGGATCTCCGGCTTCTTCCGCGACGCGTTCCCGCACGTGGTCGCGATGCTGGACGACGCCGTACGCCTCGTCGCGGAGCTGGACGAGCCGGACGACCAGAACTTCGTCCGCGCCCACGCCCGTGCCGACCTCGCCGAGCACGGTGACGAGAGGCGCGCGACGACGCGGATCTTCGGCTCCGCCCCCGGCGCGTACGGCGCGGGGATCCTGCCGCTGATCGAGTCCGGGACATGGCGCGACGACGCCGATCTCGCCGAGGTCTACACGACGTGGGGCGGGTACGCGTACGGCCGCGGGCTGGAGGGGCGTGCGGCGAACGACGACATGCGCACCGCGTACCGCCGGATCGCCGTGGCGGCGAAGAACACCGACACCCGCGAGCACGACATCGCCGACTCCGACGACTACTTCCAGTACCACGGCGGGATGGTCGCCACGGTCCGCGCGCTGACCGGCGCCGCGCCCGAGGCGTACGTCGGGGACTCGACCACGCCGGACGCGGTCCGTACCCGGACGCTGGAGCAGGAGACGAACCGCGTGTTCCGCTCCCGGGTGGTGAACCCCCGCTGGATCGCCGCGATGCAGCGGCACGGCTACAAGGGCGCGTTCGAGCTGGCGGCGACGGTGGACTACCTGTTCGGGTACGACGCGACGACCGGGGTCGTGGCGGACTGGCAGTACGAGGCGCTGGCGCGCGAGTACGTGCTGGACAAGGCGAACCAGGAGTTCATGCGCCGCGCGAACCCCTGGGCGCTGCGCGGGATCGTGGAGCGGCTGTCCGAGGCCGCCGACCGTGGGCTGTGGGCGGAGCCCGACCCCGACGTGGTCGCGCAGATGCAGCAGGTCTACCTCGACGTCGAGGGCGACCTGGAGGACCGGGGGTGA
- the cobF gene encoding precorrin-6A synthase (deacetylating), translating into MSAGAGAARRRVDVRVVGIGPGGVDQLTVEAVAALNAVDVFVVADKGAASADLRRLREAILVHHRTGPYEVVDVADPERDRGRAVAADAAAYDRAVTDWHDARAEAYEEVLAGLPEGTVAGFLVWGDPALYDSTLRILDRIAARGLVAPVVGVVPGVSAVSLLAARHGLVLNQVGSALTITTMRRLRDHADAGHDNLVVVLAADAPPVDLPGEWDVWWGGNLGTDGELLLAGPLRDVAPRIADARQALRTEHGWVMDTSLLRRHG; encoded by the coding sequence GTGAGTGCGGGGGCCGGCGCTGCGCGGCGGCGGGTCGACGTCCGCGTGGTCGGGATCGGCCCTGGCGGCGTGGACCAGCTCACCGTCGAGGCGGTCGCGGCGTTGAACGCGGTCGACGTCTTCGTGGTCGCGGACAAGGGCGCGGCGTCGGCGGACCTTCGGCGTCTGCGCGAGGCGATCCTGGTCCACCACCGGACCGGTCCGTACGAGGTGGTCGACGTCGCGGACCCCGAGCGCGACCGCGGTCGCGCGGTCGCGGCCGACGCCGCGGCCTACGACCGGGCGGTGACCGACTGGCACGACGCCCGCGCCGAGGCGTACGAGGAGGTGCTGGCCGGTCTCCCGGAGGGAACCGTCGCCGGGTTCCTCGTATGGGGCGACCCCGCGCTGTACGACTCGACGCTGCGGATCCTCGACCGGATCGCGGCGCGGGGCCTGGTCGCGCCGGTCGTCGGGGTGGTCCCGGGGGTGAGCGCGGTCTCCCTCCTCGCGGCCCGGCACGGGCTGGTCCTGAACCAGGTCGGCTCAGCGCTCACGATCACGACGATGCGGCGGCTGCGCGATCACGCCGACGCCGGGCACGACAACCTCGTCGTCGTCCTGGCCGCCGACGCGCCGCCCGTGGACCTGCCGGGGGAGTGGGACGTGTGGTGGGGCGGCAACCTCGGGACCGACGGTGAGCTGCTCCTCGCCGGGCCCTTGAGGGACGTCGCCCCGCGGATCGCGGACGCCCGCCAGGCGCTGCGGACCGAGCACGGCTGGGTGATGGACACGTCCCTGCTGCGTCGCCACGGATGA
- a CDS encoding adenosylcobinamide-GDP ribazoletransferase, translating to MAESPSAGSRSPLVDGLLLAAGTLSVFRVPAPSRVDRRRAGIAMAVTPVAALPLAVVVGGVLLLAHALDVPRLLSGAIAVGALALATRAIHLDGLADTADGLTAPYEPARRIEIMRAGDLGPAGAATLFLVLLLQAGALDVLAGVELGWLAAGVAVCVSRAATVLVCMRPVPAATPTGLGASVAGTVPVGTAVSVLMLMTAALCGALLLTPIDWWRGLLAVAIMIVAVGLLVRRCVTVLGGITGDVIGASIEVATVAVLFTITA from the coding sequence ATGGCTGAGTCCCCCTCGGCGGGCTCCCGCTCGCCGCTGGTCGACGGGTTGCTGCTCGCCGCCGGGACGCTGTCGGTGTTCCGGGTCCCCGCCCCGAGCCGCGTGGACCGGCGCCGTGCAGGGATCGCGATGGCGGTGACCCCGGTCGCCGCGCTCCCCCTCGCGGTCGTCGTGGGCGGGGTGCTGCTGCTGGCGCACGCGCTCGACGTGCCGCGTCTGCTCTCGGGCGCGATCGCCGTCGGCGCGCTCGCGCTCGCGACCCGCGCGATCCACCTCGACGGTCTCGCGGACACCGCCGACGGTCTGACGGCACCGTACGAGCCCGCCCGGCGGATCGAGATCATGCGGGCCGGTGATCTGGGTCCCGCGGGGGCGGCGACGCTCTTCCTCGTGCTGCTGCTCCAGGCGGGCGCGCTCGACGTGCTGGCGGGGGTCGAGCTCGGCTGGCTCGCGGCCGGCGTCGCGGTCTGCGTCTCGCGCGCAGCGACCGTGCTGGTCTGCATGCGGCCGGTGCCTGCGGCGACTCCGACCGGGCTCGGCGCGAGCGTCGCCGGGACCGTCCCCGTCGGGACTGCCGTGAGCGTGCTGATGCTGATGACCGCCGCCCTGTGCGGTGCGCTGCTGCTGACTCCGATCGACTGGTGGCGGGGCCTGCTCGCCGTGGCGATCATGATCGTTGCCGTCGGGCTGCTCGTCCGGCGGTGCGTCACGGTGCTCGGCGGGATCACCGGCGACGTGATCGGCGCCTCGATCGAGGTCGCGACGGTCGCGGTGCTGTTCACGATCACGGCGTGA
- a CDS encoding bifunctional adenosylcobinamide kinase/adenosylcobinamide-phosphate guanylyltransferase — protein MGRKVLVTGGVRSGKSRYAESVFADEPDVAYVAPGPMPDESDPEWLARVREHQARRPATWQTVETADVAGALRGVETPVIVDCLGTWVTATLDELEAWDEPDAQWRPELGKRIDTLTEAWASRTHLSVAVTNEVGFGVVPDHRSGRVFRDVLGLLNQRFAEVSDEVALVVAGRVLYL, from the coding sequence ATGGGGCGCAAGGTGCTGGTGACCGGCGGGGTGCGGTCGGGCAAGTCGAGGTACGCGGAGTCGGTCTTCGCCGACGAGCCGGACGTGGCGTACGTGGCGCCGGGCCCGATGCCGGACGAGTCCGACCCCGAGTGGCTGGCGCGGGTCCGCGAGCACCAGGCACGACGGCCCGCGACCTGGCAGACGGTCGAGACCGCCGACGTCGCCGGGGCGCTGCGCGGCGTGGAGACGCCGGTGATCGTCGACTGTCTCGGCACCTGGGTGACGGCGACGCTGGACGAGCTGGAGGCGTGGGACGAGCCCGACGCGCAGTGGCGACCGGAGCTCGGCAAGCGGATCGACACCCTGACCGAGGCCTGGGCCTCGCGGACCCACCTGAGCGTGGCGGTGACGAACGAGGTCGGGTTCGGAGTCGTGCCCGACCACCGGTCGGGTCGGGTGTTCCGCGACGTCCTCGGTCTGCTCAACCAGCGGTTCGCGGAGGTCTCCGACGAGGTCGCGCTCGTCGTTGCGGGTCGCGTCCTCTACCTCTGA
- a CDS encoding cupin domain-containing protein, producing MSEQPRNIGEALESVEGFWQPHRLVSINDYDVKVVRIHGEFVWHTHPDTDELFLVRSGCLTIQLRDHDVELGPEDVYVVPAGVEHCPKAEGEVEALLFEPKGTVNTGDAGGAMTSPLREL from the coding sequence ATGTCGGAGCAGCCCCGCAACATCGGCGAGGCGCTGGAGTCCGTCGAGGGCTTCTGGCAGCCGCACCGCCTGGTCAGCATCAACGACTACGACGTCAAGGTCGTGAGGATCCACGGTGAGTTCGTCTGGCACACCCACCCGGACACCGACGAGCTCTTCCTCGTCCGGTCGGGTTGCCTGACGATCCAGCTGCGCGACCACGACGTCGAGCTGGGCCCCGAGGACGTCTACGTCGTCCCCGCCGGGGTGGAGCACTGCCCGAAGGCCGAGGGCGAGGTCGAGGCGCTGCTGTTCGAGCCGAAGGGGACGGTCAACACCGGCGACGCCGGAGGCGCGATGACGTCCCCGCTCCGCGAGCTCTGA